In Aquiflexum balticum DSM 16537, a single genomic region encodes these proteins:
- a CDS encoding fumarylacetoacetate hydrolase family protein, which translates to MKIYKSSNDIIIESNGKYFLAETKDWNYLVNQENLYAKLKEHVSPWNEVNWSPDKIQAPIGTQEIWAAGVTYFRSREARMEESKESGADVFYSKVYEAERPELFFKSTYYRVAHPGGKVNIRKDSKWNVPEPELTLFINSWGKIVGYTIGNDMSSRDIEGENPLYLPQAKCYDYSAAIGPCLWVPEKPIDPDTKIHMKIERLGKTVFEGEISINQMKRGHEELAGFLFREMSFSDGVYLMTGTCLVPDDSFTLKPGDKISIEIDNIGVLENTVNMA; encoded by the coding sequence ATTGAATCAAATGGAAAATATTTCCTGGCTGAGACAAAAGACTGGAATTATTTGGTAAACCAAGAAAATCTTTATGCTAAACTCAAAGAACATGTCAGCCCTTGGAATGAAGTAAATTGGTCGCCTGACAAAATCCAAGCGCCAATTGGAACGCAGGAAATCTGGGCTGCAGGGGTTACTTATTTCAGAAGTAGGGAAGCGCGGATGGAAGAATCCAAAGAAAGCGGTGCCGATGTGTTTTATTCCAAAGTTTATGAAGCAGAAAGACCGGAATTGTTTTTCAAATCCACGTATTATCGGGTAGCCCATCCTGGCGGAAAAGTCAATATCCGTAAAGATTCAAAATGGAATGTGCCTGAACCGGAACTGACCTTATTTATCAATTCATGGGGGAAAATTGTAGGGTACACCATTGGAAATGACATGAGCTCCAGGGATATAGAGGGTGAAAACCCATTATACTTACCTCAAGCAAAATGTTACGATTATTCGGCAGCTATTGGACCTTGCTTATGGGTTCCGGAAAAACCCATCGATCCAGATACCAAAATCCATATGAAAATAGAAAGGTTGGGGAAAACGGTTTTTGAAGGAGAAATTTCCATCAACCAAATGAAAAGAGGACATGAAGAACTGGCAGGATTTCTTTTCAGGGAAATGAGCTTTTCTGATGGTGTTTATTTGATGACAGGTACCTGTTTGGTTCCTGATGATAGCTTTACACTCAAGCCGGGTGATAAAATCAGCATAGAAATCGACAATATTGGTGTTCTGGAAAATACTGTAAACATGGCTTGA
- a CDS encoding sensor histidine kinase encodes MQRVNLTKTQKYWTFQILGWGSIVFVETINYSFFILKHFDWNFVIQFLILSVSGILVSHFYRKVFIKPSLFEKSLSKIWLRALTDTFLITLSIVLIYFSPLLFEVNPNFTKDVFLISFLGQIMNVARYVVVWIIIYYLYHILNRNKEISEQKLKMENLIKTSELELLKSQLNPHFLFNALNSIKALVLIDAEKARTAIIKLSELLRFTLNYEKTPLINLSDEINEVIKYLELEKIRFGERLNVEIDLEEDSLHAKVPPAMVLTLVENAIKHGINKLPDGGTIRITSSISSKTCKIEITNPGVLSVVNTKGIGLENVKKRLNNLFGENSAFILKSKLSDQISAKLIFPLKYSTND; translated from the coding sequence ATGCAAAGAGTAAATCTTACAAAAACCCAAAAATACTGGACTTTTCAGATTTTAGGATGGGGATCTATCGTTTTTGTGGAAACGATAAATTACTCCTTCTTTATCTTGAAGCACTTTGATTGGAACTTTGTAATTCAGTTTTTAATATTGTCAGTTTCAGGTATTTTGGTATCGCATTTTTACAGAAAGGTTTTTATAAAGCCTTCTTTGTTTGAAAAAAGCCTTTCAAAAATTTGGCTTCGGGCCTTAACTGATACTTTTTTAATAACTCTTTCTATTGTATTGATTTATTTTTCTCCTTTACTATTTGAGGTTAACCCCAATTTTACCAAAGACGTATTTCTGATTTCATTTTTGGGTCAGATCATGAATGTAGCCCGGTATGTGGTCGTATGGATTATTATTTATTATCTGTACCATATTTTAAATAGAAACAAAGAGATATCCGAGCAAAAACTAAAGATGGAAAATCTCATCAAAACCTCAGAACTTGAACTCTTAAAGTCCCAATTAAACCCTCATTTTCTTTTCAATGCGCTCAATAGCATCAAGGCGCTTGTTTTGATTGATGCCGAAAAAGCCAGGACCGCTATTATCAAACTCAGTGAACTCTTACGTTTTACCTTGAACTATGAAAAAACACCACTGATCAACCTTTCAGATGAAATCAATGAGGTAATCAAATACCTGGAGTTGGAAAAAATCAGATTCGGGGAGAGGTTGAATGTGGAAATAGACCTTGAAGAAGATTCTCTGCATGCAAAAGTCCCTCCGGCTATGGTATTGACACTTGTGGAAAATGCCATAAAGCATGGAATCAATAAACTTCCTGATGGCGGTACAATAAGAATAACTTCTTCTATTTCATCGAAAACCTGTAAAATTGAAATAACAAATCCCGGGGTTTTAAGTGTAGTAAATACAAAAGGCATAGGTCTTGAAAATGTTAAAAAAAGGCTGAATAATCTTTTTGGTGAAAATTCAGCATTCATACTTAAAAGTAAACTATCGGATCAAATTTCTGCCAAATTAATCTTTCCATTAAAATACAGCACCAATGACTAG
- a CDS encoding LytR/AlgR family response regulator transcription factor yields MTRKFYIVDDESLAIQELETLLKPYPKLEIIGKSDRVQKAIEDINTLKPELIFLDINMPGMDGFELLSKLDEVPEVIFVTAYDEYAIKAFEVNALDYILKPINPERLKDAISKVEKKLKDNASSAQDKLGLEKKIFIKDGEKCFFVPVKDIFLIESEGNYVKVYFENKKPLLHKSLTYMDSRLPEETFFRANRQFIINLNYIKNIEPYFNSTLLVEMQNGQKIDLSQRQSVKFRELTGV; encoded by the coding sequence ATGACTAGGAAATTCTATATCGTCGATGACGAATCCTTGGCTATACAAGAACTGGAGACATTATTGAAACCCTATCCAAAACTGGAAATTATAGGAAAAAGCGATAGAGTTCAAAAAGCTATAGAAGATATCAATACTCTCAAACCGGAATTGATATTTTTGGATATAAACATGCCCGGAATGGATGGATTCGAATTATTGTCCAAATTGGATGAAGTTCCTGAAGTCATTTTTGTGACTGCCTATGATGAATATGCTATCAAAGCTTTTGAAGTCAATGCACTGGATTACATTTTAAAACCTATCAACCCTGAAAGGCTCAAAGATGCAATTTCAAAGGTGGAGAAAAAGTTGAAGGATAATGCGAGCAGTGCTCAGGATAAACTAGGTCTTGAAAAAAAGATTTTTATCAAAGATGGTGAAAAATGCTTCTTTGTACCTGTAAAGGATATTTTTCTAATAGAAAGCGAGGGAAATTATGTCAAAGTTTACTTTGAAAACAAAAAACCGCTTTTGCATAAATCACTGACTTATATGGACAGCAGGTTGCCTGAAGAAACATTTTTCAGGGCAAACCGACAGTTTATCATCAACCTGAATTACATCAAAAATATTGAACCCTATTTTAACAGTACCTTACTGGTAGAAATGCAAAACGGTCAAAAAATCGACCTCAGTCAGCGACAAAGTGTTAAATTCAGGGAATTGACTGGAGTATAA
- a CDS encoding DUF1328 domain-containing protein codes for MLSFVITALVIALIAAILGFTGIAKGLAAIAKFVFYIFIVIFLITLIIGFISGF; via the coding sequence ATGTTGTCATTTGTCATTACTGCCCTCGTCATTGCACTTATTGCTGCCATTCTTGGATTTACCGGTATAGCCAAAGGTCTTGCCGCAATAGCAAAATTTGTATTCTACATTTTTATCGTCATTTTTTTGATAACGCTTATTATTGGATTTATCAGCGGCTTTTAG
- a CDS encoding thiamine pyrophosphate-binding protein: protein MKASDLFVKALENEGVEYIFGVPGEENLDFLQSPDFRTGTP, encoded by the coding sequence ATGAAAGCTTCAGACCTTTTTGTAAAAGCCTTAGAAAATGAGGGAGTAGAGTACATTTTTGGAGTTCCAGGAGAGGAAAACCTTGATTTTCTCCAATCTCCTGACTTCCGCACTGGGACACCCTGA
- a CDS encoding IS1634 family transposase, which yields MFVRKKPNKSGLVSVQVIDKSQGKYKVLKTIGSSKDTLEIERLVAEGKSYAQKQMGLQEIDFTDHRRIFTDVLSSISSHKLVGIQYVLGKIFDDIGFTQINEELFKDLVLYRLVYPKSKLKTTEYLYRYEQKSYSEDDIYRFMDRLHSRYKDLVQKISFEHTLQVLDGGIHAVFYDVTTIYFEIEKEDDIRKPGFSKDGKHKHPQIVLGLLVSKDAYPLAYDIFEGNKYEGDTFLPILEGFRMKYNFEKLTVVADAGLLSNKNVQELVEKGYEFILGARIKNEKESVKKEILGLDFEKDQSRAIKKEGMTLVVTYSQDRAKKDRYNRERGVKRLEMQLKSGKLTKSSINNKGYNKFLRMEGEVALALDQEKVDMDAKWDGLKGYLTNSTMTKEEVLENYRHLWQIEKAFRVAKNELKIRPVFHHKRERIEAHICLNFTAYKVYKELDRILKSKKAGLSPEKAIEIIQNIHEIGLVTPNKEVIKKTIILTEEQKSVQEIFGF from the coding sequence ATGTTTGTTCGCAAAAAGCCAAATAAAAGTGGACTTGTCAGTGTACAGGTAATAGATAAAAGCCAAGGGAAATATAAGGTTCTAAAGACCATTGGCTCAAGTAAAGATACCTTAGAAATTGAGCGTCTGGTTGCCGAAGGTAAAAGTTATGCTCAAAAACAAATGGGGCTTCAGGAGATCGACTTTACCGATCACAGGAGGATATTTACTGATGTGCTGTCTTCAATCAGTTCACATAAGCTTGTCGGCATACAGTATGTTTTGGGGAAGATATTTGATGATATTGGTTTTACTCAGATCAATGAGGAGCTTTTCAAAGATCTTGTGTTATACCGTTTGGTTTACCCTAAAAGCAAGCTTAAAACAACAGAATATCTTTACCGTTACGAACAGAAGTCTTACTCCGAAGACGACATTTACCGCTTTATGGATAGGCTGCATTCCAGGTATAAGGATCTGGTCCAAAAGATCAGCTTTGAACATACCCTGCAAGTTTTGGACGGTGGCATCCACGCGGTTTTTTATGATGTTACAACCATCTACTTTGAAATAGAAAAAGAGGATGATATCAGAAAGCCCGGGTTTTCAAAAGACGGGAAGCACAAACATCCCCAGATTGTACTGGGTTTGCTGGTGAGCAAAGACGCATATCCATTGGCTTATGATATTTTTGAGGGAAACAAATACGAGGGGGATACATTCCTTCCCATTCTGGAGGGCTTCCGCATGAAATACAATTTTGAAAAGCTCACAGTTGTTGCCGATGCAGGCCTTCTTTCAAACAAAAATGTGCAGGAACTTGTCGAAAAAGGCTACGAGTTTATTTTGGGAGCAAGGATTAAAAATGAAAAAGAATCTGTCAAAAAAGAAATCCTGGGGCTTGACTTCGAAAAAGACCAGAGCAGGGCAATTAAGAAAGAAGGTATGACCTTGGTCGTTACCTATTCGCAAGACCGGGCAAAAAAGGATCGGTACAATAGGGAAAGAGGTGTCAAAAGGCTAGAAATGCAGTTGAAATCGGGGAAACTTACCAAGTCGAGTATCAATAACAAAGGCTACAACAAATTTCTTAGAATGGAAGGTGAAGTGGCGTTGGCACTTGACCAGGAAAAAGTGGATATGGACGCAAAATGGGATGGGCTCAAGGGATACTTGACCAACTCAACTATGACCAAAGAGGAAGTTCTGGAAAACTACCGCCACCTTTGGCAGATAGAGAAAGCATTCCGGGTTGCAAAAAACGAATTGAAAATAAGGCCTGTTTTCCACCATAAAAGGGAAAGAATAGAGGCACATATATGCCTGAATTTTACGGCATACAAAGTGTACAAAGAACTTGACAGGATACTCAAATCCAAAAAGGCCGGATTAAGCCCCGAAAAGGCAATCGAGATCATACAGAACATCCATGAAATAGGTTTGGTCACCCCAAACAAGGAAGTCATCAAGAAAACAATAATCCTTACCGAAGAACAGAAATCAGTACAAGAAATATTCGGATTTTAA
- a CDS encoding acetolactate synthase large subunit, producing the protein MKASDLFVKALENEGVEYIFGVPGEENLDFLQSLKNSKIKLIVNRHEQGAGFMAATYGRLTGKPGVCLATLGPGATNLVTPAAYAQLGGMPMLMITGQKPIKKSKQARFQIIDVVGMMRPITKYTKQIVDGNNISSNVREAFRLAMEEKPGAVHLEFPEDIAQEDCDESVFEVVGHIIPKPDDKAIAKAVEMIHAAKMPLLLIGAGANRKVTCDALRDFVDHTGIYFFTTQMGKGVIDERHSQYLGTAALSSYDFIHAAIEEADLIINVGHDVIEKPPFFMKNNGKKVIHVNFSPAEVDPVYFPQLNVVGDITSSVKKLTEHTLVQENWDFDFYKKVTKEVAEHLSKYFLDERFPMLPQRLVNLLRKKLDSKDIITLDNGIYKLWFARNYTCYEPNTLLLDNALASMGAGLPSAMMVKMLYPDRNVVAVVGDGGFMMNSQEIETAVRLGLHLTVIILNDNAYGMIKWKQQDMGFDDFGLDYKNPDFVMYAESYGAKGHRPQNDADFQEILHHCLEDKSVHIIDLPVDYSLNHPILNVMLKEKTKKL; encoded by the coding sequence ATGAAAGCTTCAGACCTTTTTGTAAAAGCCTTAGAAAATGAGGGAGTAGAGTACATTTTTGGAGTTCCAGGAGAGGAAAACCTTGATTTTCTCCAATCTCTAAAAAATTCAAAAATCAAATTAATTGTCAACCGACACGAACAAGGTGCAGGTTTTATGGCTGCTACCTATGGCAGACTGACAGGTAAGCCGGGGGTTTGTTTGGCCACCTTGGGTCCAGGAGCTACCAATCTTGTCACTCCTGCCGCCTATGCACAGTTGGGCGGCATGCCCATGCTGATGATTACTGGCCAAAAACCCATCAAAAAAAGCAAACAGGCCCGGTTTCAGATCATTGATGTGGTGGGTATGATGAGACCCATTACCAAGTATACCAAACAAATTGTGGATGGTAACAATATATCTTCCAATGTTAGGGAAGCTTTTAGGCTGGCAATGGAGGAAAAACCCGGGGCAGTACATTTGGAATTCCCTGAAGATATCGCTCAGGAAGATTGTGATGAAAGTGTATTTGAGGTGGTGGGCCATATCATTCCAAAACCTGATGATAAGGCTATCGCAAAAGCGGTGGAAATGATTCATGCGGCCAAAATGCCCCTATTGCTTATCGGTGCAGGTGCCAACCGTAAAGTAACCTGTGATGCTCTCCGTGATTTTGTCGATCACACCGGTATTTACTTTTTTACCACCCAAATGGGAAAAGGTGTAATTGATGAAAGGCACTCGCAGTATTTAGGGACAGCTGCATTATCGAGTTATGATTTTATTCATGCAGCCATAGAGGAGGCTGATTTGATTATCAATGTAGGACATGATGTGATTGAAAAACCACCGTTTTTTATGAAAAACAATGGTAAAAAAGTCATCCATGTCAATTTTTCTCCCGCCGAAGTTGACCCGGTATACTTTCCACAATTAAATGTGGTAGGTGACATCACCAGTTCTGTCAAAAAATTGACTGAACATACCTTGGTGCAAGAAAATTGGGATTTTGACTTTTATAAAAAAGTGACAAAAGAGGTGGCAGAACATCTGTCAAAATATTTTCTTGATGAAAGGTTTCCCATGTTACCCCAGAGACTAGTGAACTTACTGAGGAAAAAACTTGATTCGAAAGATATCATTACACTGGATAATGGCATCTATAAACTTTGGTTTGCACGGAATTATACCTGCTATGAACCCAATACACTTCTACTTGACAATGCTTTGGCCTCGATGGGCGCCGGCCTTCCGTCAGCGATGATGGTCAAAATGCTTTATCCGGACAGAAATGTGGTAGCAGTTGTCGGAGATGGTGGATTTATGATGAATTCCCAGGAAATAGAGACTGCGGTTAGGTTAGGGCTACATTTGACTGTCATCATCCTAAATGACAATGCTTATGGCATGATCAAATGGAAGCAACAGGACATGGGTTTTGATGATTTTGGATTGGATTATAAAAATCCTGATTTTGTGATGTATGCCGAGAGCTATGGAGCAAAGGGACACCGACCCCAGAATGATGCCGATTTCCAGGAAATCCTCCATCATTGCCTTGAAGATAAATCTGTACATATCATTGACCTACCGGTAGATTATTCCCTTAACCACCCTATCTTGAATGTTATGTTAAAAGAAAAAACCAAAAAATTATGA
- a CDS encoding aldehyde dehydrogenase family protein, protein MSNNQTLKVFSPFDNTLIQEIPMDGKKDVEKALRKAHDLFLNRSKWIPSHERIAVLEKVAELMKADLEELTNTAASEGGKPYQDSKVEVIRAINGVKIAAGEIGRLTGKQIPMGLTQASENRIAFTTREPIGVVASISAFNHPLNLIVHQTVTAFAAGCPVIVKPASTTPLSCLAFAEILYKAGVPKDWVQILILDNESAEALVTDKRINFLSFIGSARVGWSLKSKLAPGTRCALEHGGAAPVIVEPDADFKTMVPALVKGGFYHAGQVCVSVQKIFAHESIAEELADEITKAAEQLIVGDPLDKNTEVGPLIAEKEVERVHEWVLEAAESGGKILCGGKKISDTCYSPTVIFNPASEAKVSTEEVFGPVVCVYPYADREKAIKEANSLDYHFQAAVFTKDLDVAFDTVQKLNATAVMVNDHTAFRVDWMPFGGRDSSGEGLGGIPYSMHEMTREKLMVVKSRYL, encoded by the coding sequence ATGAGCAATAACCAAACATTGAAAGTCTTCTCCCCCTTTGACAATACCCTGATTCAGGAAATACCCATGGATGGAAAAAAAGATGTGGAAAAAGCATTGCGGAAAGCACATGATTTATTTTTGAACCGATCAAAATGGATCCCCTCACATGAAAGAATTGCTGTTCTGGAAAAAGTAGCTGAATTGATGAAAGCAGACCTTGAGGAACTCACCAATACCGCAGCGAGTGAAGGTGGCAAACCTTATCAGGATTCCAAAGTTGAAGTTATCCGTGCCATTAATGGGGTGAAAATTGCAGCCGGGGAAATCGGAAGACTTACCGGAAAACAAATCCCCATGGGCCTGACGCAAGCCTCTGAAAATAGAATTGCATTTACAACAAGAGAGCCCATTGGCGTGGTTGCCTCAATTTCCGCTTTCAATCATCCTTTAAACCTGATCGTTCACCAGACAGTGACGGCATTTGCCGCAGGCTGTCCTGTTATTGTCAAGCCGGCTTCCACAACACCTCTGTCCTGTTTGGCTTTTGCAGAAATACTTTACAAAGCGGGAGTTCCAAAAGATTGGGTCCAAATATTGATCCTCGACAATGAATCCGCTGAAGCACTTGTTACAGATAAAAGAATTAATTTTTTGTCTTTTATCGGGTCGGCCAGAGTGGGTTGGTCCCTCAAGTCAAAATTGGCACCTGGAACCAGATGTGCTTTGGAACATGGCGGTGCCGCACCGGTTATTGTAGAGCCTGATGCGGATTTCAAAACCATGGTTCCTGCCCTTGTCAAAGGGGGATTTTATCATGCCGGTCAGGTCTGTGTATCCGTTCAAAAAATTTTCGCCCATGAATCCATTGCAGAGGAACTGGCCGATGAAATCACAAAAGCTGCTGAGCAATTGATAGTTGGTGATCCTTTGGATAAAAACACAGAGGTCGGTCCTCTGATAGCCGAAAAAGAAGTAGAGAGAGTTCATGAATGGGTGCTGGAAGCAGCAGAAAGTGGGGGCAAAATACTATGCGGAGGCAAGAAAATCTCTGACACCTGCTATTCACCAACGGTGATTTTTAATCCTGCAAGCGAAGCCAAAGTATCCACAGAGGAGGTATTCGGTCCGGTTGTTTGTGTATATCCTTATGCCGACCGGGAAAAGGCCATAAAGGAAGCCAATAGTTTAGATTACCATTTCCAAGCAGCGGTATTTACCAAAGACCTTGACGTGGCCTTTGATACTGTTCAAAAACTCAACGCCACTGCTGTGATGGTCAATGACCATACTGCTTTCAGAGTGGACTGGATGCCCTTTGGAGGAAGAGATTCTTCAGGAGAAGGATTAGGTGGTATCCCCTATTCTATGCATGAAATGACAAGGGAGAAACTGATGGTTGTAAAAAGCAGGTATTTGTAG
- a CDS encoding aspartate/glutamate racemase family protein produces the protein MKLLGMIGGTSWHSTIEYYRLINELVGEKIGEDQNPPLLLYSLNIKLMRDQDKDRIKEAYLEIARKLESAGSEAIIICANTPHMVYDFVQPKINIPILHIAEVIGKEAESKGIKTLGLLGNKPTMTGDFIPGYLRKNFNISTIIPDQEYLDQSHYFVSKELTHGKFTEQAKAFYKEQMKLLAERGAEGMILGCTELPLLVTQDESDYPLISTTQLHAKMAADFILS, from the coding sequence ATGAAATTACTAGGAATGATAGGAGGCACTTCTTGGCACTCCACCATAGAATATTACAGGCTTATCAATGAATTGGTAGGGGAAAAGATAGGTGAAGATCAAAATCCACCTCTCTTGCTTTACAGCCTGAATATAAAACTGATGCGTGATCAGGACAAAGATAGAATCAAAGAAGCCTATTTGGAGATTGCGAGGAAGTTGGAATCAGCAGGCTCAGAAGCTATCATTATCTGTGCGAATACACCTCACATGGTCTATGATTTTGTACAGCCCAAAATCAATATTCCCATCTTACACATTGCAGAAGTTATAGGAAAGGAAGCGGAATCCAAGGGAATCAAAACTTTGGGTTTGCTGGGAAACAAACCTACTATGACAGGTGATTTTATTCCAGGGTACCTCAGGAAAAATTTCAATATCAGCACTATCATACCCGATCAGGAATACCTTGATCAGTCGCATTATTTTGTTTCCAAAGAATTGACCCATGGGAAATTCACGGAACAAGCAAAAGCTTTTTATAAAGAACAGATGAAATTACTTGCCGAAAGAGGGGCTGAAGGTATGATATTGGGCTGCACGGAATTGCCTTTGTTGGTTACTCAGGATGAAAGCGATTATCCCTTGATCTCCACCACCCAACTGCATGCCAAGATGGCTGCAGATTTTATACTCAGTTAG
- a CDS encoding CTP synthase, producing MASSTKYIFITGGVTSSLGKGIIAASLAKLLQARGFTVTIQKFDPYLNIDPGTLNPYEHGECYVTEDGAETDLDLGHYERFLNTPTSQLNNVTTGRIYNNVITKERKGEYLGKTVQVIPHITDEIKRNFFKLGEDGKYDVIITEIGGCVGDIESLPFIEAVRQAKWDIGSNNILVIHLTLIPYLSAAKELKTKPTQHSVKQLLEAGIQPDILVCRSEYHLPLDVKKKLALFCNVELNCVIEAMDAETIYDVPLLMKKEKLDERVLSKLKLSSKSNTELDQWKDFLGRLKNPTQEVNIALVGKYVSLPDAYKSIIESFIHAGAASECKVHLKLISSEELHPESISKKLNDIDGILVAPGFGERGLEGKIETVKFARENNIPFFGICLGMQVAVIEFARNVIGLEKANSTEMDPNTPYPVIDLMEAQKNIDQMGGTMRLGSYPCEMKKGSKAAQAYGKTKTMERHRHRYEFNNKYLEQFQENGMIASGINPESGLVEIMELKNHPWFVGTQFHPEYKSTVLNPHPLFVKFIQSTIENKKNK from the coding sequence ATGGCATCATCCACCAAATATATCTTTATTACCGGAGGCGTGACCTCTTCCTTGGGCAAAGGCATCATAGCTGCATCTTTGGCGAAGCTACTGCAGGCTAGAGGATTTACAGTCACCATCCAAAAATTCGACCCTTATCTAAATATTGATCCGGGGACACTCAATCCTTATGAGCATGGCGAATGTTATGTAACTGAGGACGGGGCTGAGACAGATCTTGATTTGGGTCATTATGAGCGCTTTCTCAATACCCCCACTTCTCAGCTGAACAACGTGACAACTGGAAGGATTTACAACAATGTAATCACAAAAGAAAGAAAAGGGGAATATTTGGGGAAAACAGTTCAGGTAATTCCCCACATTACGGATGAAATCAAAAGGAATTTCTTCAAACTGGGGGAAGATGGAAAGTATGATGTGATCATTACTGAAATTGGTGGCTGCGTTGGTGATATCGAATCCCTGCCCTTCATTGAGGCAGTTAGACAAGCCAAATGGGACATTGGAAGTAATAATATTCTGGTTATCCACCTGACACTCATACCTTATCTTTCGGCTGCAAAAGAATTAAAAACAAAACCTACCCAACATTCTGTCAAACAATTGTTGGAAGCAGGGATTCAACCTGATATACTGGTCTGTAGATCAGAGTACCATTTACCTTTGGATGTTAAGAAAAAACTTGCCCTATTCTGTAATGTGGAATTGAATTGTGTGATTGAAGCGATGGATGCGGAGACTATTTATGATGTTCCATTGCTGATGAAAAAAGAAAAACTCGACGAGAGAGTTTTATCAAAACTGAAATTGAGTTCAAAAAGCAACACAGAACTGGATCAATGGAAAGATTTTCTAGGTAGACTAAAAAACCCAACCCAAGAGGTGAATATTGCCTTGGTAGGTAAATATGTGTCCTTGCCTGATGCCTATAAATCCATTATCGAATCATTTATCCATGCAGGTGCGGCATCAGAATGCAAGGTTCATCTTAAATTGATTTCCTCCGAAGAACTGCATCCCGAGAGCATCAGCAAAAAGCTCAATGATATAGACGGGATATTGGTTGCACCTGGTTTTGGTGAAAGAGGACTTGAAGGGAAAATAGAAACTGTTAAATTTGCCCGCGAAAACAATATTCCATTCTTTGGGATTTGTTTAGGTATGCAGGTAGCCGTAATTGAATTTGCCAGAAATGTCATCGGACTTGAAAAGGCCAACAGTACAGAAATGGATCCAAATACCCCCTATCCTGTGATTGATTTGATGGAGGCACAAAAAAATATTGATCAAATGGGTGGAACGATGAGATTAGGTTCTTATCCTTGTGAAATGAAAAAAGGCAGTAAAGCCGCTCAGGCTTATGGCAAAACCAAAACAATGGAAAGGCATAGGCATAGATATGAATTTAACAATAAATACCTTGAGCAGTTTCAGGAAAATGGAATGATTGCCTCAGGGATCAATCCGGAATCCGGTCTAGTAGAAATTATGGAACTCAAAAACCATCCTTGGTTTGTAGGAACCCAATTTCACCCTGAATATAAAAGCACTGTTTTGAATCCACATCCTTTATTTGTGAAGTTCATTCAGTCGACAATAGAAAATAAAAAAAATAAATAA